A section of the Acanthopagrus latus isolate v.2019 chromosome 20, fAcaLat1.1, whole genome shotgun sequence genome encodes:
- the LOC119010388 gene encoding uncharacterized protein LOC119010388 isoform X1, whose product MTAHWWSCLLGLLCMPAEVILSTWTVSQEPVSITQMRVNSSMKITCSTSMYETMGVYLRRSFHGKNDVVFLALENGQVTQDTIAENFAGRIHIAKKQQITEGCGFTWELSLLGLDDTDHYYCSWIYFNSEKGNQETRSSDGTIVLVGERDPQEQCSHNIDSLIFIALSVTAFTAILSLIIGALVVRIKRFKKKFRPARDVRPSRPNRPQHVCHHQTVQHCPYLITSANPLDFRGIL is encoded by the exons ATGACAGCCCACTGGTGGAGCTGTTTGTTGGGACTACTCTGCATGCCTGCTGAGGTCATACTCAGCACCtggacag TTTCCCAAGAGCCCGTGTCCATCACTCAAATGAGAGTCAACTCATCTATGAAGATCACATGCTCCACCTCAATGTATGAAACCATGGGGGTCTACCTGCGCAGGAGTTTCCATGGCAAAAACGACGTTGTGTTCCTTGCCCTGGAAAATGGACAGGTCACCCAGGACACCATAGCTGAAAACTTTGCAGGCCGAATTCACATAGCTAAAAAGCAACAGATCACTGAGGGCTGCGGATTCACCTGGGAGCTGTCTCTGCTGGGGTTGGACGACACAGACCACTACTACTGCAGCTGGATTTACTTCAACTCAGAGAAAGGGAACCAAGAGACCCGATCCAGCGATGGCACCATCGTCCTCGTCGGAG AGAGAGACCCCCAGGAACAATGCAGCCACAACATTGACAGTCTCATCTTTATTGCCCTGAGTGTGACAGCGTTCACCGCCATACTGTCCCTCATCATCGGAGCACTGGTTGTGAGAATCAAACGG tttaaaaagaaattccGCCCTGCCAGAGATGTGAGACCATCCAGACCTAACAGGCCTCAACATGTATGTCACCATCAGACAGTTCAACATTGTCCGTACTTAATCACCTCTGCAAATCCCTTGGACTTCAGGGGCATTCTGTAA
- the LOC119010388 gene encoding uncharacterized protein LOC119010388 isoform X2, with protein MDEYWASDPKKDVFNVSQEPVSITQMRVNSSMKITCSTSMYETMGVYLRRSFHGKNDVVFLALENGQVTQDTIAENFAGRIHIAKKQQITEGCGFTWELSLLGLDDTDHYYCSWIYFNSEKGNQETRSSDGTIVLVGERDPQEQCSHNIDSLIFIALSVTAFTAILSLIIGALVVRIKRFKKKFRPARDVRPSRPNRPQHVCHHQTVQHCPYLITSANPLDFRGIL; from the exons atGGATGAGTATTGGGCTTCGGATCCAAAAAAAGACGTCTTCAATG TTTCCCAAGAGCCCGTGTCCATCACTCAAATGAGAGTCAACTCATCTATGAAGATCACATGCTCCACCTCAATGTATGAAACCATGGGGGTCTACCTGCGCAGGAGTTTCCATGGCAAAAACGACGTTGTGTTCCTTGCCCTGGAAAATGGACAGGTCACCCAGGACACCATAGCTGAAAACTTTGCAGGCCGAATTCACATAGCTAAAAAGCAACAGATCACTGAGGGCTGCGGATTCACCTGGGAGCTGTCTCTGCTGGGGTTGGACGACACAGACCACTACTACTGCAGCTGGATTTACTTCAACTCAGAGAAAGGGAACCAAGAGACCCGATCCAGCGATGGCACCATCGTCCTCGTCGGAG AGAGAGACCCCCAGGAACAATGCAGCCACAACATTGACAGTCTCATCTTTATTGCCCTGAGTGTGACAGCGTTCACCGCCATACTGTCCCTCATCATCGGAGCACTGGTTGTGAGAATCAAACGG tttaaaaagaaattccGCCCTGCCAGAGATGTGAGACCATCCAGACCTAACAGGCCTCAACATGTATGTCACCATCAGACAGTTCAACATTGTCCGTACTTAATCACCTCTGCAAATCCCTTGGACTTCAGGGGCATTCTGTAA
- the narf gene encoding nuclear prelamin A recognition factor translates to MSDVNIAKRKEKCENCTKQCNKKQSDDGANTHQEREEVNGQIHEGSQLLLSACLSCDGCVSEEESLKISQQSPQEVERVLALNKKCDVSKHKVLVASICPQSLPFFAVKFGLDITEAAHKLCGFLKTLGVQFVFDTTLAAGFSILESQREFIQRYRRRHHDSHALPMFTSSCPGWIRYSERVLGSLVTPHICTARSPQQVMGCLVKNYFSKQQKLSPEKVYHVLVAPCFDKKLEAVREEFYNSLLETRDVDCVLTSGEIYCLMEQRKVSVEELDSVPLDHVLGEAGDVALVRHEGRGSEGFLEHVFKHAAKELFGLDVHEITYKHLRNRDFQEVTLERDGETLLQFAAVYGFRNIQTLVHRMRKGRVPYQLVEVLSCPGGCLSGRGQAENEAGGKVDKVLIQQMEEAYSSLPIRLPEVNPALHTLYQEWLQGQDSQQSSTLLHTQYRNQSHTQPPHMQW, encoded by the exons atgtcagatgtcAACATAGCAAAGCGCAAGGAGAAGTGTGAGAACTGCACCAAACAG TGCAACAAGAAGCAGAGCGATGATGGTGCCAACACACaccaggagagagaagaagtcaATGGACAG ATACATGAAGGATCCCAGTTGTTGCTGAGTGCCTGTCTGTCCTGTGACGGCTGTgtatcagaggaggagagcctgAAGATCTCTCAGCAGAGCCCTCAGGAAGTGGAGCGTGTTCTGGCACTCAACAAG AAGTGTGATGTGTCAAAACACAAGGTGCTGGTGGCGTCCATATGTCCACAGTCTCTGCCATTCTTTGCTGTCAAGTTTGGTCTAGACATCACTGAGGCTGCCCATAAGCTCTGTGGCTTCCTCAAGACTTTAG gaGTGCAATTTGTGTTTGACACCACTCTGGCAGCAGGCTTCAGCATCTTAGAGAGTCAGAGGGAGTTTATTCAGAGGTATCGCAGGAGGCACCACGACTCCCACGCCCTGCCTATGTTCACCTCCTCCTGCCCAG ggTGGATCCGTTATTCAGAGCGTGTCCTGGGCAGCCTGGTCACCCCTCATATCTGCACAGCCAGGTCTCCTCAGCAGGTCATGGGCTGTCTGGTCAAAAACTACTTTTCGAAACAGCAG AAGCTGAGTCCAGAGAAAGTGTACCATGTGTTGGTTGCTCCCTGTTTCGATAAGAAGTTGGAGGCTGTGCGAGAGGAGTTTTACAACAGCCTACTGGAGACCAGAGATGTGGACTGTGTCCTCACCTCAG ggGAGATCTATTGCCTGATGGAGCAAAGGAAGGTTTCAGTGGAAGAGCTGGACTCAGTTCCACTGGACCATGT GCTTGGAGAGGCTGGAGATGTGGCGCTGGTGAGGCACGAGGGCCGAGGCTCTGAAGGCTTTTTAGAGCACGTCTTCAAACATGCTGCCAAAGAACTTTTTGGTCTGGACGTCCATGAGATCACATATAAGCACCTCAG GAATCGGGACTTCCAGGAAGTGACTCTGGAGCGGGATGGGGAAACCCTGCTGCAGTTTGCTGCTGTTTATGGTTTTAGGAACATCCAGACCCTGGTTCACCGAATGAGAAAGGGACGTGTGCCTTACCAGCTGGTGGAGGTGCTGTCCTGCCCAGGAG GGTGCCTGAGTGGCCGCGGACAGGCGGAGAACGAGGCGGGAGGCAAGGTAGATAAAGTCCTGATCCAGCAGATGGAAGAGGCCTACAGCAGCCTGCCAATCCGTCTCCCAGAGGTGAACCCCGCCCTTCACACCCTCTATCAAGAGTGGCTGCAGGGCCAGGACtcccagcagagcagcacactCTTACACACCCAGTACAGAAATCAGAGCCACACACAACCTCCACACATGCAGTGGTGA
- the LOC119009548 gene encoding cytochrome b-245 chaperone 1 homolog, which produces MGYMTVEEHSITLLHLKRSPGIRSWSLLVGVASVGLAAAYYSSDSILWKLFYVTGCLFVAMQNMEEWEEAVFDKTKNRIELKSFSLYALVLTLWRKGQERIVLDLTQLCDVCVQEEKVRYLGKGYLLMLRLAAGFSYPLTQSATLGGRSDVEAVASLLKRFLGLEELQQRRRQEEDAEFGEGEEGEEEDSLDNSSDSDDEEEEDDL; this is translated from the exons ATGGGGTACATGACAGTCGAGGAGCACAGCATCACTCTGCTCCACCTGAAGAGATCCCCAGGCATTCGTTCCTGGTCTCTCCTTGtgg GTGTAGCATCTGTTGGTTTGGCAGCCGCGTACTACAGCTCAG ACAGCATCCTGTGGAAACTTTTCTACGTGACTGGCTGTCTCTTTGTAGCCATGCAGAACATGGAGGAATGGGAGGAGGCTGTGTTTGACAAAACCAAGAACCGGATTGAGCTCAAGAGCTTCAGCTTGTACGCTTTGGTCCTGACATTATGGAGGAAGGGCCAAGAGAGAA ttgtGTTGGATCTTACGCAGCTGTGTGACGTCTGTGTCCAGGAAGAAAAAGTACGTTATTTAGGGAAGGGCTACCTGCTGATGCTGCGTCTGGCTGCAGGCTTCTCCTACCCCCTGACTCAGAGTGCCACACTGGGGGGACGCAG TGATGTGGAGGCAGTGGCGTCTTTGCTGAAACGCTTCCTGggactggaggagctgcagcagcgcaGGCGGCAGGAAGAAGACGCAGAGTttggagagggggaggagggagaggaggaagattcTTTGGACAACAGCAGTGAttcagatgatgaagaagaagaagatgatctCTAA